Below is a genomic region from Microbacterium sp. LWO12-1.2.
ACGGCCACCCCGGCGGCTGGCGGCGCGAGCGCTACCTGGTGCTCATCCGCGAGTGGGCCGGCCGCGGCGTCGAGGTCCCCGACCCGTACGACCCCGCCCTGGTGCGCTCGGCACCGCGCGAGCTGCGTCGCATGCTGGCTGACGCTCTGGCCGAGGAGTCCACCGCCCGCACGGTCTCGGATCTCGGCATGGGGTTCACGGTGTGGCACGACGTGGATGCGGGCAAGGATGCCGACGACAAGCTCGACCACGTGGTGCTGAGCCCTTCCGGCCTGTACGGAATCATGTCCGAGGACTTCGGCGGCGTCGTGGGCTTCCGTCGCGGCGAGATCACCGGCCCGAGCCTCGGTACGCGCGCCCCGGTCACCGGCACGCTCTCGCGCATGCGCGCCGTGGCCCGCGCCGCCCGCGTGCGCTTCGGCGGCGCGATCATCGTGCTCCCCGACGACGACCTCGCCCAGGCAGTGACCCCGCTCGGCACCAGCCGCGGTGTACCCGTCGTCGTGGTGCGCCGCAGCGCGCTGGCGATGGTGCTGCGCCAGGGCGTTCCCGGCGCGCGGGCCATCGGCGGCAACGAGCTCTTCGACGTGCGCACCCGGCTGCAGCAGACCGTCCGATTCGTCTGACCGTCTCTCGCTTCCCCGGTCGCGGCACCTACGCCTGCGCCACCGCCGCCCCGGACCCGACCCCTGAACCGGGGACAGACGTCAAGGTGAACACCTCCCTATACTCCGAGATGACACCGCCGCCACCGCGACGAAGAGCAACGTCGCTGGCGCCAGCATCCGGGAGAGATCGCATGACGGGCACCCGCAGACTCGTACCGCTCTCGGGTGGCGCACTGATCTCACTGGGCGGGCTGACGATCGCGGCAAGTGTTGCGCTCTACCTCATGTCTTACTTCTGGGCGTTTTTCGCGATCCAGGGATGCGGCTTCTTGCTTCTCCTCGTGGGATCGGGCCTCTCCTTCCGGTGGTTTTCGCAACCACGAACGTGGATACTCCTCGTCGCAGGGAGTAGTGGGTGGTTCATCTGCTGGTCGTGGCCCTTCACTTTCGGGCTGCTGATCCCCATCCCGCTCGTCTTCTGGGCAGCGCTATCCTCGATCGCATACCTGGTCGGCACCTTTTTCGCCGTCGAGAGCGGGAAGGCCTCGCAGTGGGCGGCGCTCAGCGTGCTGACGATCGGTTCCTTCGCCTCCACCATCGTCATGGCTTCAGATCGCCTCTATGCGTCGGACTGGACCTATGTCCCGGTGGGCCTCGGTGCGGCTGCGGCCGGCATCTTCCTCGGTGTGGGATCGCTGCGTTCGCAGCCAACAGCTCTCGCTTCCCCCTAGATGATCGCCGGGATGTGCACCGTCGGATCACCGAGCAGCACCACGGCCTGACGATCCCATGCGGTCAGTCGCAGTCGCACCATGCCGCGCGCCGCCGCATCCGGATCGGCGGTGCCTGGGTCGTCGTACTTCGCCGCCTGATCAGCCCAGTCGCGCAGGATGGGCCCGATCCCGGCGTAGTAGTCGGCGAGGATCAGCCCGAGCGGTCGCCCCGAATGGAGGTGATCGGTCAGCCCCGCCACGATGTCGTGCGTGAATCGCTGCTTCGTCGCAGGGTCCCGCAGCGTGACGTCGAAGGTCGGCTCGACGTGGGCGAGCACGCCCCGCACCGGCTTCTCCCTGGCCAGCAGCTGCGCCGGGCCGGGAGCGACGATCGATCCTTGCAGCGCCACCGCGTCCACGATCGACCGCGCCATCGTCCCCTCCTCGAGCAGGTCGCTGTAGCTGCTCTGCCCGTCCGCACCGGCCGAGCAGCAGGCCTGCGAGAACCAGACCGCGCCGGACGGCATCTCGGCCACCAGGTCGTCGATCGGGAGCGTGTTCTTGTCGCGATCCACAGGCAGCCCGAGGGTGCGGGTCATCTCGGCCTGATCGAGCGGCGTGGCGCCGTGGCTCGAAGTCACGACCAGCGTCGGGCGGGCGCGCAAGGCCTTCAGCAACAGGTCGCCGGTGGCGTCGGCATCCTTCAGGCTCTGCACCTTCATGCGCGGGTCGGTGAGATCCGCGACCAGCGGCTCGGCGAGGGCTGTCTTCATGAGCCGGGTGATGTCGCGGGATCCGTGGTCGACCGCCCAGACCGCCGCCGTTCCACCGGCAGGTGGCGCCGCATCCCATCCGTCAGGTCCATCCAGCATCGCGTCGACGTAGCGCGCGAAGTCGTCTCCGGCGAACGGCAGGCGCCCGACCGCGTGGCGCAGCGCGAAGGCGTACTGCACCTCCCACGGGATCGCCGAGGGAGGAGCCGCGATCAGCACGTAACGCGGCAGCCTCTCGATCCCGGTCCCGAACGACGTGAGGCCGATCCGCAGATCGCTCGCACGTCCGTCCGGGTAGTAGCGCCGCACCCTGGTGGCGCCGTGCGCGGGTCGCCAGCGCAGCACGACCGTGTTCTTCCTGGCAGAGAGCAGGCGACGCAGCGAGGGGGCGAGGTCGGCGCCGGTCACCTTCGCCTTCGTCCACTCGCCGGCATCGTCATCCGGAACGAGGATGCCGTAGCCGACGTCCTCATGCGCCCACTGCGTCGGGTCCGCCGGTGCCTCCAGATCGAGCGGTTCCTGCGCCCCTCCGAGCGGCGCCGCCCCCCACGCGAGTCCCCCCTCGGCGATGCGCCCGCTCGCACGCTTCCCCGCCCACGCATCGATCTGGATGCTGCGCGGGAGAGCCACGTGGGAGGTCATGCCTCCACCTCGCTGAGCGCCTTCCGCAGTCGCGTGATCTCCTTCGTCACGGTCACGATGATCTCCTTCGGCGTCGACCGCGGATCCAGGGTCTTCGCGAACAGCTCGTACTCCGCCAGCCGATCCCGCAGGGCCGCGCGCTCTCGCGCGTGCGAGTCGACTGCCGCCGGCGTGTACACGAGCAGGTGTTCCTGCAGCACGTACAGCACCGGATCCGACCAGCCGTCCTCGCGAGCAGGAGCACCCCCTGCAGCAGCCAGGCGCGGCGCGGTCAACGCCGGCGCCCACTCGATCCGGTGATGCGAAGAGCCGTCGGCGGCCGCCGCGGCGGCGACCATGGCCAGCAGCTCCGGATACACCCGCGCGCAGAACGCATCGGTCGCCGAGAGGTCGACGACGCGGCGCATGCCGATGACGGCGGGAACGCCGCTGTTGACGAGCTCGTGCGCGATCGAGGGTGCGGCCGCGGCGTTCGCGGTCTCGCACGCCGCCAGCACGACGAGCCAGGGGTCCTCGCTCTTCAGCGCTGCCGCCACCATGTCGACCGACACCGCGACCCTGCCCGTCTTCGCCCGTGACAGGAAGTCCCTGCGGGTGGCGAACGAGAGCCCCATGACACCGGGCGCTGCATAGCCGCCGTGGCACAGCACATGGAGCAGGTGAGGTCGGGCGGCCGCGATCTGCCGAACGACCGCGACCGGATCGGTGGCGATCGTCTCGACCGTGATCCCCGGATCGGCGAGCTCCTTCACACGCGCAGCGACCGCCGGATCGCCGGTGATCACATGCACGCCCACCTGCAGCCCCTGAACGCGCGCCGCGACGATCGCGGTCGCGAGCGCATCGAGCTGCGGCACGCCGTCACGCTCGGCGGCCGAGAGCACCGCGACGATGCGGAACGGTGGCTCGAAGGTCCGCTGACCGACCTCGTGCACACGGCGGGCGACGCGCGCGATCGGCCAGCGTGCGTCGAGAGCGACGAAGCCGCGCGGTTCGACGTACAACTGCTCCCACGGCAGCGCGTCGGCGGCCGGCGACGCGAGGCGGAAGTAGATGGTCGAGGGCTCGGTGTCGGCATCCACTCCGAGGGCCTGATCGATCGCCTGCTTCGTCGGACGGTGCCGGCCGAGCAGCCGGGCCAGTTCCTCACCCCTCGCCTTCGCGTCGGCTCCCTGCAGTGGCTTGATGACCACTCGTCTGGGCACATCCATGTCTTCGATCTCCACCGACGATTTGAACAACGAGACCATCGCCGAGGCCTTGTCCACCGGGTTGAACGCGACGATCATGCCCATCAGGTGCCTCCGAGGTGCCGCTGCACCAGGCTCTGGATGTCGGCGAGCGCCTGGCCGGTCGCAGTCTCGTGCGTCTGCGCGGCCGGGGTCTCCTCCGACGATGCGCGGGAGATCATCTCAGCCTGACGCGTCTCGATGAACCGCGATGCCGACGCCGCCCAGCGCGGCACCTCCACGAGCTCCTCGTAGGATCCGGACCCTGCCAGTTCCGGGAGCGAGGTCGAGGGCGGCGGAAGGGGCGGTGGCATCCGGGAGGCGGATGCCGCCGGCACCCCAGGAAGCAGGATCGCCCGCAGCAGCGGCGCCTCCGCCCCGGCCTGGTCGGGCTCAGCAGTCGGTGCGTCCAGCGCATCGACGATCGCCTCAGGTTGCAGGTAACCGAACCACGACGGATCGCTGGGCAGCTGCCGCTCCTCCCTGCTCGCAAGGAACGAATGGATGTCGGCGAGCGCCGTGGCGTCGGGGTCCTGACGGATCGAGCTGAACAGGGTCGGCCCCGGCCGCAGCTGCCCGAGGCGGTCGGCCACCATCCGCGCGCCCACGTCGACACGACGCGGCTCCGGGGAGGCGACCGACACAGTCGAGGCCCCGAGCATGTCGGCCAGGAACCAGAGGTCGTCCGCATCGACGGAACCGCGGAGGTCGACCGCATCCGGTCCCGGATGCCCCGCAACGGCGAGCATCGAGCGCTCGGCGCTGGCGATCCCGACCGCGGCCACGTGCACCGCCGAGACGGCGCGGTCGGCGAGCTCTCCGGTGATCCACTCCATCCAGAGCAACCGAGGATCCTCATCCGACTCGAGGGAACGCAGGCCCGGCACCGAGCGCGGACCCCGCGTGATGCGCACGGCCGTCGTCGGCGCATGTGCCGGATCATGGAGTGTGACGGATGCCGGCAGCCGCTCGTCCCGCAGAAGTACAGCGGCGCTCGCATCCGGGAAGAGCTCGATCGCGACGCCGGGGATGCGCTCGTCGAGAGCCTGCGCCAGCGCCCGCGCGTGCGCAGCACCCCACCGTGCACGCGGCGGCTGGGTCACGATCACCGCGATGCGATGCATCCGCCCCAGCCGCACCGACACCGGCAGATGGTCAGGAACACGGATGACGGGGATGCGGATGCGTTCACCCAGCTGCTCCCAGGGCGCTGCGCCGAGGTAACCGTAGGGCGGTTCGAGACGCAGCCACAGCGCCGATTCGGCCCGCAGCTCCGCCCCCATCGTGTCCTCCACCGCGCGGCTCAGCGCCGACGGCATCCGCAGGCGCCCCTGCACGTCGGCCGAGACATCCAGGCCGAAGTCCTCCAGGCGATCTGTGCGCTCCCAGAAGGTCTGCTCCTGCCCATCGATGAACCCGGCGAGCCGCGACCGCACCTGCGGGGTACGCTCGCTCAGGTCGAGTGCGACGTGGAGTGCCGCGAGCTTCCATTTCCACATGATCTGGTCGGCCACGGCTGTTGCCTCATCTCGCGGTAAGCGTGTGCAGCAGCCACCAGGTGATCGGCTTGTTCACGTCGCCGTGGCCGCCGATGGCTTTCTCCCCGTCGACCACGCCTCCCCCGTCGACCGCCACGATCCCGCCGTCGAGCTCATACCGTTCCCCTGCGGCGAGCGCGGGCCTCGTGGCGAACGCGACCCCCTTCGGCCCGTAGCCGCCGAGCGCACCGTAGGTGTCGGTATCGCCGATGGCCGCCGCGTTGAACTCACCCAGGTTGTCGCCGCGGACGAAGAGGTGGAACACCTCGTGCAGGGGAAAGTCGTGGCGTGAGAAGGTGTGCATGATCGGACGCTCGACCCGCTCCGGCACGTTCGCGTATCCCCCCTTCCGGCCGGTCTCGGCCACCTTCTTCGCGAAGCACCAGCGGTTCACGGCGGGCTGCAGCAGGAGAAGCGAATGCACGGATCTGCTGAGCTTCGTCCGAGCGATCGCGGAGAGCAGCACCCGGGCGCCGTAGGAATGGCCGATGAGGTGCAACCGCGCCGTGCTCTCGAGCAGGTCGGCCAGCACAGGCCCGACGCCGTGTCTGCCGACCAGGCCGGCGCGGGACTTGATCTTCCACACGCTCGCCAAGCGGAGGATCGTGCGTGGGTCGAAGCCACCCCCGGCGATCACGAATCGCTCCCCATCGCTGTCGGGTGCGTTCTCGTCGATGACCCCGGCGATGCCGTCATCGTCATACGGTTCGACGTTGCCGTCGAGCGCTGCCCACGCCATCAGGATCTGATTCAGATCGGGCGGTCCCATCGATGTCTCGTCCCGATCCTTCCAGAGACCGGACACGAGACCCGCCGCCTGACGAGCCTCGCTCTCATCGAGCAGCTCGACACCGTCGAGGAGCTCCGTCAGCGCGGCGCGGTTCTCGGCAGGGAGCGAGTCGCCGACCTCGTCGAGGAGTACCTCGATACTCCCCTCAGCCATATCGTCGGCCCCCTCGGTCGCCGCGATCACGGGCCCTTCCTCAGACTGCTTCACGAACCATGTCGATGGCCAGATGATGCCGATCAGCACGGGGCGGTAGTCATCGGGCACCGGGATCCCGAGCTCCTCGCGCTGAGCGATGTAGCCCTGGATGAACTTCGTGTACTCCCTCTTCGCATCGGCGAACACGTTGTTCCAGCCGTGCGAGAACACGTACACGTCGGTCGCACTCCGCGCGCGCTCGACAGCCATCGCCGCGGTCTGTCGACTGAGCAACGTGCCGTCCTTGCTGAACCGCAGCAGAAACAGGTCGACGTTGCTGCCATCAGGCAGCTCGATCTGGACAGGACCGATCATGGCAATCCCCGTTTCTGAGGCGCGTGACCCCAGCGTCACACCCCAATGCGACAAGTGTCGACCCTCTGGGGGCCGCTGTCCAGACCATGTTTTGGGCGCACGAGAAGCAGCACGTCGACGGGCACCCGCGATGGGGGTTGACGTCCCCCAGGATGCCCAGTCCCCTACACCTGGGGGACCTCGGCAACCCCATTGACTTCCGCTATCAAACCGGTTTACGCTCGCTGCCGTACCCCCGCTCTGAACGGGGTCTTTCCACGAGGAGGTGGCATGAGCCGCACGACGATCGCCGATGTCGCTCGCGAGGCCGGCGTGACCAAGGCCACGGTCTCGCACGCGCTGAGCGGCAATCGCCCCATCTCGGAAGAGACAAGGGCGAAGGTGCTGGCTGCGGCCGCGAAGCTGAACTGGGTGCCGAGTCAGAGCGCCAGAGCCCTCGCCACCCGCCGTGCCAACGCGGTCGCCGTCGTACTCGCTCGAGATCCCGAGGTCATCGCCAAC
It encodes:
- a CDS encoding J domain-containing protein, whose protein sequence is MFDSPLSASAYEILGVEATVDDAELRRAYRLRLRQTHPDTGGDAAVFIQVQRAWELVGTPDDRAAYDRRTGVATDTTWSGWRPPTARADTRPRARSYGHPGGWRRERYLVLIREWAGRGVEVPDPYDPALVRSAPRELRRMLADALAEESTARTVSDLGMGFTVWHDVDAGKDADDKLDHVVLSPSGLYGIMSEDFGGVVGFRRGEITGPSLGTRAPVTGTLSRMRAVARAARVRFGGAIIVLPDDDLAQAVTPLGTSRGVPVVVVRRSALAMVLRQGVPGARAIGGNELFDVRTRLQQTVRFV
- a CDS encoding CHAT domain-containing protein; translation: MGMIVAFNPVDKASAMVSLFKSSVEIEDMDVPRRVVIKPLQGADAKARGEELARLLGRHRPTKQAIDQALGVDADTEPSTIYFRLASPAADALPWEQLYVEPRGFVALDARWPIARVARRVHEVGQRTFEPPFRIVAVLSAAERDGVPQLDALATAIVAARVQGLQVGVHVITGDPAVAARVKELADPGITVETIATDPVAVVRQIAAARPHLLHVLCHGGYAAPGVMGLSFATRRDFLSRAKTGRVAVSVDMVAAALKSEDPWLVVLAACETANAAAAPSIAHELVNSGVPAVIGMRRVVDLSATDAFCARVYPELLAMVAAAAAADGSSHHRIEWAPALTAPRLAAAGGAPAREDGWSDPVLYVLQEHLLVYTPAAVDSHARERAALRDRLAEYELFAKTLDPRSTPKEIIVTVTKEITRLRKALSEVEA